TCTCATTATTTCGGGCATTCCCTTTAAGGGCCCTGTTGGTGCAGTGAGAGTTGGCAGGATCAATGGGCAGTGGAAGATAAACCCATATTTTCAGGAGATGGAACGCAGTGATATTGATCTTGTTGTGGCTGGCACCAAAAAGGCTGTAACCATGATTGAGGGGCAGGCAAAGAATTTAACCGAAGACAAGATGATAGAAGCTGTTGAGTTTGCCCATGCACATATTGTTACATTATGTGAAGTACAGGAAGCATTGCAACAAGCCTGTGGCAAGCCAATCATGGCCTATGAGCCCAAATTAAGCGATAAGGAACTGGAAAAGGTTATCAGAGAGCGGTATTTCAAGGATATAGAAAATTTAAAAGAAATTCACGAAAAGAAAGCGCGGGAACAGGCAAAGGAAGCTATTATTGCCGCAATAACCAACCAGTTGCAGGAACAGTTTCCCAATACAATTAAACTGGCAACTGAAATTGTTGACAATCTTGATGCTGAAGTGGTGCGTTCTCGAATATTGAATGAAGGCAAACGAGCCGATGGAAGAGGGCTTACGGATATACGGCCAATTGATATTATGATTGGCATTTTACCCCGTGCACATGGATCGGCACTGTTTACACGAGGCCAGACGCAAAGTCTAGGGATAGTGACTTTAGGAACGGTTGCTGATTCCCAGCGCATTGACAGCATTGATCTGCTGGAAGAGTCGTACAAGCGGTTTATGCTCCACTACTATTTCCCACCGTTCAGTGTTGGTGAAGTTGGAAGAGTAGGTGGTGTTGGTCGCCGTGAGATTGGCCATGGTATGCTGGCCGAGCGTGCACTTGAATATGCTATCCCGGATGAAGCTACTTTCCCCTATACTATTCGAGTAGTATCTGAGATACTTGAGTCAAACGGCTCATCATCAATGGCTACTGTGTGTTCTGGCTCTCTTGCATTGTTTAATGCGGGTGTTCCTATGAAAGCACCAGTAGCAGGTATTGCGATGGGACTAGTGCTTGAGGGTGACCGTTATGCTATATTAAGCGACATTCAGGGCATAGAGGACCACTTAGGTGATATGGATTTCAAAGTTGCAGGCACCGCAACCGGTATCACTGCATTCCAGATGGACATCAAGATAGAGGGCATCACCACAGAAATTATGCGCAAAGCGCTTGAGCAGGCAAGGGAAGGCAGGCTCTATATATTAGAAAAAATGAATGAAGTTATTTCCGAGCCTTCTAAGGAGCTATCGCCTCATGCACCAAAAATAGCTGTGATGAAGATTGAGATTGAAAAGATTGGTGAAGTAATTGGGCCAGGTGGTAGAGTCATAAAGAAGATAATTGAAGAATCAGGTGCTGAGATTAATATTGAGCCGGATGGAACGGTATTTATATCTGCTAACGAACAGGACTCAATAGATAGAGCGCAGCGTGCAATAAAGGGGCTGGTTGAGGAAGTGGAAGTTGGTGCTATCTACAAAGGCATTGTAAAGCGAATAACCGATTTTGGCGCATTTGTTGAAATATTGCCAGGCAAGCAGGGATTGGTACATATTTCCAAGCTTGACCACTCACGTGTTGAAAACGTGAAAGATGTTCTAAAAGAAGGTGATGAGGTTTTGGTAAAAGTTATTGGCATTGATGATCAGGGACGCATCAACTTAAGCCGCAAAGATGCTATGAAGAAGCATTAGTAAAACAATGGTTCATAAATTTACACTGCCAAATGGCCTCACAGTTTTACTTGAGCCAATAGATAATGTTGTATCGGTGTCGTGTGGTCTATGGATTAAGGTAGGCTCACGG
The nucleotide sequence above comes from Spirochaetota bacterium. Encoded proteins:
- a CDS encoding polyribonucleotide nucleotidyltransferase, which produces DRPIRPLFPDDFVNEVQVIIYVLSADREHQPDVLAINAASAALIISGIPFKGPVGAVRVGRINGQWKINPYFQEMERSDIDLVVAGTKKAVTMIEGQAKNLTEDKMIEAVEFAHAHIVTLCEVQEALQQACGKPIMAYEPKLSDKELEKVIRERYFKDIENLKEIHEKKAREQAKEAIIAAITNQLQEQFPNTIKLATEIVDNLDAEVVRSRILNEGKRADGRGLTDIRPIDIMIGILPRAHGSALFTRGQTQSLGIVTLGTVADSQRIDSIDLLEESYKRFMLHYYFPPFSVGEVGRVGGVGRREIGHGMLAERALEYAIPDEATFPYTIRVVSEILESNGSSSMATVCSGSLALFNAGVPMKAPVAGIAMGLVLEGDRYAILSDIQGIEDHLGDMDFKVAGTATGITAFQMDIKIEGITTEIMRKALEQAREGRLYILEKMNEVISEPSKELSPHAPKIAVMKIEIEKIGEVIGPGGRVIKKIIEESGAEINIEPDGTVFISANEQDSIDRAQRAIKGLVEEVEVGAIYKGIVKRITDFGAFVEILPGKQGLVHISKLDHSRVENVKDVLKEGDEVLVKVIGIDDQGRINLSRKDAMKKH